Proteins from one Vicugna pacos chromosome 25, VicPac4, whole genome shotgun sequence genomic window:
- the RNF139 gene encoding E3 ubiquitin-protein ligase RNF139, which yields MAAVGPPQQQVRMAHQQVWAALEVALRVPCLYIIDAIFNSYYDSSQSGFCIGLQIFLRLLGIFVSSIVLILSQRSLFKFYMYSSAFLLAATSVLVNYYAALHIDFYGAYNTSAFGIELLPRKGPSLWMALIVLQLTFGIGYITLLQIHSIYSQLIILDLLVPVIGLITELPLHVRETLVFTSSLILTLNTVLVLAVKLKWFYYSTRYVYLLVRHMYRIYGLQLLMEDTWKRIRFPAVLRVFWLTRITAQATVLMYILRMANETDSFFISWDDFWDLICNLIISGCDSTLTVLGMSAVISSVAHYLGLGILAFIGSTEEDDRRLGFVAPVLFFILALQTGLSGLRPEERLIRLSRNMCLLLTAVLHFIHGMTDPVLMSLSASHVSSFRRHFPVLFVSACLFILPVLLSYVLWHHYALNTWLFAVTAFCVELCLKVIVSLTVYTLFMIDGYYNVLWEKLDDYVYYVRSTGNIIEFIFGVVMFGNGAYTMMFESGSKIRACMMCLHAYFNIYLQAKNGWKTFMNRRTAVKKINSLPEIKGRHLQEIDDVCAICYHEFTTSARITPCNHYFHALCLRKWLYIQDTCPMCHQKVYIEDDIKDNSNTSNNNGFIPPNENPEEAVREAAVESDRELNEDDSTDCDDDAQRERNGVIQHTGTAAEELINDDTD from the coding sequence gtaTATTTGTATCCAGTATTGTTCTGATCTTGTCACAGCGATCACTTTTCAAGTTTTACATGTACAGCTCAGCCTTTCTGTTAGCTGCAACTTCAGTGTTGGTAAATTATTATGCTGCTTTGCACATTGACTTCTATGGTGCCTACAACACATCAGCGTTTGGAATTGAGCTGCTTCCTCGAAAAGGCCCCTCGCTGTGGATGGCGCTCATCGTTCTGCAGCTAACGTttggaattgggtacatcacacTACTCCAGATTCATTCCATCTATTCACAGTTAATTATCTTGGATCTCTTGGTTCCTGTAATAGGCTTAATCACAGAGCTACCATTACACGTCCGAGAGACTTTAGTTTTTACTTCTTCCTTGATTCTCACATTAAATACAGTGCTTGTCTTGGCAGTGAAACTTAAGTGGTTTTATTATTCCACAAGATATGTTTATCTTTTAGTGAGGCACATGTATCGAATTTATGGATTACAGTTATTAATGGAGGACACATGGAAGAGGATTCGTTTCCCAGCTGTACTGCGGGTCTTTTGGCTAACAAGAATTACAGCTCAGGCTACAGTATTAATGTACATTTTAAGGATGGCAAATGAAACTGACTCCTTCTTTATTTCTTGGGATGATTTCTGGGACCTCATTTGCAATCTTATAATTAGTGGATGTGATTCTACACTGACTGTACTGGGCATGAGTGCTGTAATTTCCTCAGTAGCCCATTATTTGGGCCTTGGAATATTGGCCTTTATTGGATCAACTGAAGAAGATGACAGGCGGCTTGGCTTTGTAgcacctgttttattttttattttggctcTTCAGACTGGTTTAAGTGGGCTAAGACCAGAAGAGAGACTTATTCGCTTAAGTAGAAACATGTGCCTTTTATTAACTGCAGTCCTGCATTTCATCCATGGAATGACAGATCCTGTATTgatgtctctcagtgcctctcatGTGTCATCTTTCCGTAGACATTTTCCTGTGCTCTTTGTCTCTGCTTGCCTGTTTATTCTTCCTGTTCTACTCAGTTATGTTCTTTGGCATCACTATGCACTAAATACATGGTTGTTTGCAGTTACCGCCTTTTGTGTGGAACTCTGCTTAAAAGTAATTGTTTCTCTCACTGTTTATACGTTATTCATGATTGATGGCTACTATAATGTCCTCTGGGAAAAGCTTGATGATTATGTCTACTATGTTCGTTCAACTGGCAATATTATTGAATTTATATTTGGAGTAGTAATGTTTGGAAATGGGGCTTATACTATGATGTTTGAGTCAGGAAGTAAAATCCGGGCTTGTATGATGTGCTTACATGCGTATTTTAACATCTACTTACAAGCAAAAAATGGCTGGAAGACATTCATGAATCGTAGAACTGCTGTTAAGAAAATTAATTCACTTCCTGAAATAAAAGGGAGACACCTACAAGAAATAGATGATGTATGTGCAATCTGCTATCATGAGTTTACAACATCTGCTCGTATCACACCATGTAATCATTATTTCCATGCTCTTTGCCTTCGGAAATGGCTGTACATTCAAGATACTTGTCCAATGTGCCATCAAAAAGTGTACATTGAAGATGATATCAAGGATAATTCAAATACGTCTAACAACAATGGATTTATTCCACCCAATGAAAATCCAGAGGAAGCTGTAAGAGAAGCTGCTGTTGAATCTGACAGGGAATTGAATGAAGATGACAGTACAGATTGTGACGATGAtgctcagagagagagaaacggaGTCATTCAGCACACAGGCACAGCAGCTGAAGAACTGATTAACGATGATACTGATTAA